A single region of the Selenomonadales bacterium genome encodes:
- a CDS encoding triose-phosphate isomerase, which translates to MRTPIIAGNWKMNNTTAAGKALVKDLAALVADVKDRQIVVCVPFTILGAIGEAVKGTNIALGAQNLHWEKSGAYTGEISADMLLDMGVEYVLIGHSERRQYFAETDETVNKKVLTAFANGITPILCVGETLEEREGGIMPQVISTQVEKALVGLTGEQIKQLVIAYEPVWAIGTGRTATADQANEVCALIRNKVAELFCEECANEMRIQYGGSVKADNAAEIMGKSDIDGALVGGAALKADSFSQIVKY; encoded by the coding sequence ATGCGTACACCTATCATTGCAGGCAACTGGAAAATGAATAACACGACGGCAGCAGGCAAAGCGCTCGTCAAAGACCTTGCAGCACTCGTTGCTGACGTAAAAGATCGTCAGATCGTCGTTTGCGTACCGTTCACGATCCTCGGTGCGATCGGCGAAGCTGTCAAAGGCACGAACATCGCTCTCGGTGCACAGAATCTTCACTGGGAAAAAAGCGGTGCTTACACGGGCGAGATCTCCGCTGACATGCTCCTCGACATGGGCGTAGAATATGTCCTTATCGGCCACAGCGAACGTCGTCAGTATTTCGCTGAAACGGACGAAACGGTCAACAAAAAAGTCCTCACGGCATTTGCGAACGGCATTACGCCGATCCTCTGCGTAGGCGAAACGCTCGAAGAACGTGAAGGCGGCATCATGCCTCAGGTCATCAGCACGCAGGTAGAAAAAGCACTCGTAGGTCTTACGGGCGAACAGATCAAACAGCTCGTTATCGCATACGAACCTGTATGGGCGATCGGTACGGGCCGTACGGCAACTGCCGATCAGGCAAACGAAGTCTGCGCGCTTATCAGAAATAAAGTAGCAGAACTCTTCTGCGAAGAATGTGCAAACGAAATGCGTATCCAGTATGGCGGCAGCGTCAAAGCCGATAACGCGGCTGAGATCATGGGCAAAAGCGACATCGACGGCGCGCTCGTCGGCGGTGCTGCACTCAAAGCGGATAGCTTCAGCCAGATCGTAAAATACTAA
- a CDS encoding phosphoglycerate kinase, whose amino-acid sequence MNKQTIQDVNVQGKKVFVRVDFNVPMKDGVITNDTRVRATLPTLNYLLDQGAAVILGSHLGRPKGQRVPEFTLAPVAVRLGELLGREVKLAPDCVGEEVSKMAAELKGGEVLLLENLRYHKEEEKNDPEFAKALASLADVAVNDAFGVSHRAHASVEGITKFIPAVAGYLMEKEIKFVGQAVADPVRPFVAIIGGAKVSDKIGVIDNLLTKVDTLIIGGGMANTFVAAQGYSVGKSLLEEDKLDLARQLIAKAKETGVNLLLPTDMVVADRFAPDADHKNVAIDEIPADWMALDIGEETAKAYAASLADAKTVVWNGPMGVFEMDAFAHGTTAVAKAVAASDATSVVGGGDSISALQKTGLSDQITHISTGGGASLEFLEGKVLPGIAALADK is encoded by the coding sequence ATGAATAAACAAACGATTCAAGACGTTAATGTACAGGGCAAAAAAGTATTCGTTCGCGTTGACTTCAACGTACCGATGAAAGACGGTGTCATCACGAACGATACGCGCGTTCGTGCAACACTTCCGACGCTCAACTATCTCTTAGATCAGGGCGCGGCAGTGATCCTCGGCAGCCATCTCGGCAGACCGAAAGGACAGCGTGTGCCCGAGTTCACGCTCGCCCCTGTTGCTGTGCGCCTCGGTGAGCTTCTCGGCCGCGAAGTCAAACTCGCTCCCGACTGCGTAGGTGAAGAAGTAAGCAAAATGGCAGCCGAACTTAAAGGCGGCGAAGTCCTTCTTCTCGAAAACCTTCGTTACCACAAAGAAGAAGAAAAAAATGATCCCGAATTCGCAAAAGCACTCGCATCGCTCGCTGATGTGGCAGTCAACGATGCGTTCGGTGTATCGCACCGTGCACATGCTTCCGTAGAAGGCATCACGAAATTCATCCCGGCGGTAGCAGGCTACCTCATGGAAAAAGAAATTAAATTCGTCGGTCAGGCAGTAGCAGACCCGGTTCGTCCGTTCGTAGCGATCATCGGCGGTGCCAAAGTATCCGATAAGATCGGTGTTATCGACAATCTCTTGACGAAAGTCGACACGCTCATCATCGGCGGCGGTATGGCTAACACGTTCGTAGCGGCACAGGGCTACTCGGTCGGTAAATCGCTTCTCGAAGAAGACAAGCTCGACCTTGCTCGTCAGCTCATCGCAAAAGCAAAAGAAACGGGCGTCAATCTTCTTCTTCCGACGGATATGGTCGTAGCAGACCGTTTCGCTCCCGATGCAGACCACAAAAACGTAGCGATCGACGAGATCCCTGCAGACTGGATGGCACTCGATATCGGTGAAGAAACAGCTAAGGCTTATGCGGCATCGCTCGCTGATGCGAAAACAGTCGTATGGAACGGTCCGATGGGCGTATTTGAAATGGACGCTTTCGCACACGGTACGACGGCTGTTGCCAAAGCAGTAGCGGCATCTGATGCAACGAGCGTAGTAGGCGGCGGCGACTCCATTTCCGCACTCCAGAAAACAGGTCTTTCCGACCAGATCACGCACATCTCCACGGGCGGCGGTGCGTCCCTCGAGTTCCTCGAAGGCAAAGTGCTCCCGGGTATCGCGGCACTTGCCGATAAATAA
- the gap gene encoding type I glyceraldehyde-3-phosphate dehydrogenase, with product MATKIGINGFGRIGRNVFRASLAKADIEIVAINDLTDAKTLAHLLKYDSVHGIFDAEVKAGENCIYVNGKEIKVIAEMDPAKLPWGELGVDIVVESTGRFTQRDKAAAHLAAGAKKVIISAPAKEEDITIVMGVNHDKYDAANHHVISNASCTTNCLAPFAKVLNDNFGIKRGLMTTVHAYTNDQRILDLPHKDLRRARAAGQSIIPTTTGAARAVALVLPELKGKLNGFAMRVPTPNVSVVDLVAELEKPATAEEINAKLKEAAEGELKGVLGYTDEPLVSKDFCGNANSSIVDGLSTMVIEDNMVKVVSWYDNEWGYSNRVLDLASYIASKGL from the coding sequence ATGGCAACTAAAATTGGTATCAATGGTTTTGGCCGTATCGGCCGCAACGTATTCCGCGCATCCTTGGCGAAAGCAGACATCGAGATCGTAGCGATCAACGATCTTACGGACGCTAAAACGCTTGCGCACCTTCTCAAATATGACTCTGTACATGGCATTTTCGATGCTGAAGTAAAAGCAGGCGAAAACTGCATCTACGTAAACGGCAAAGAGATCAAAGTTATCGCTGAAATGGACCCGGCAAAATTGCCGTGGGGCGAACTCGGCGTAGACATCGTTGTTGAATCGACGGGTCGTTTCACGCAGAGAGACAAAGCAGCCGCTCATCTCGCAGCAGGCGCGAAAAAAGTTATCATCTCCGCTCCGGCGAAAGAAGAAGACATCACGATCGTAATGGGCGTTAACCATGACAAATATGATGCGGCTAACCACCACGTTATCTCCAACGCATCCTGCACGACGAACTGCCTTGCTCCGTTCGCAAAAGTCCTCAACGACAACTTCGGTATCAAACGCGGTTTGATGACGACGGTTCACGCTTACACGAATGACCAGAGAATCCTCGACCTCCCGCACAAAGACCTCCGTCGTGCGCGCGCAGCAGGTCAGTCCATCATCCCGACGACGACGGGCGCAGCTCGTGCCGTAGCACTCGTTCTTCCGGAACTCAAAGGCAAACTCAACGGTTTCGCAATGCGCGTTCCGACGCCGAACGTATCGGTAGTAGACCTCGTAGCAGAGCTCGAAAAACCGGCAACGGCTGAAGAAATCAATGCAAAACTCAAAGAAGCTGCTGAAGGCGAACTCAAAGGTGTACTCGGTTACACGGATGAACCGCTCGTATCGAAAGATTTCTGCGGCAATGCAAATTCCTCCATCGTTGATGGTCTTTCCACGATGGTCATCGAAGACAACATGGTCAAAGTTGTATCCTGGTACGACAACGAATGGGGTTACTCCAACCGCGTTCTCGACCTTGCTTCCTACATCGCTTCCAAAGGTCTGTAA
- a CDS encoding DNA-binding transcriptional regulator: MEKMIQLQRKIAPELVEQIEDRYNILKHIQHAQPIGRRALSALLKLSERVVRSDVEFLKDAGLIDFSAVGMRITKDGQRMLTELADYVGALHGLAVLEESLEGSLGLSRVVVVPGDSEKDPAVFSELGRTAARILTESLEDNMIVAVSGGSTMADLAGKVNQSFSGITVVPSRGGLGEQVQYQANLVAAVLAAKLGGTYRLLHVADNLSDEALEAVLASDQSTMAVVNLMKRADILVHGIGRADTMARRRELPQNVIDHITTECVGETLGHYFNMDGECKYVTNSVGLRLNDLEQIGKVIAVAGGKAKAEAILSVVRARRQDILILDEAAAQTIQSII, encoded by the coding sequence ATGGAAAAAATGATACAGTTGCAGCGCAAGATTGCGCCCGAATTGGTCGAGCAGATCGAAGACCGCTACAACATATTGAAACATATCCAGCACGCACAGCCGATCGGAAGGAGAGCGCTGTCGGCTCTTCTGAAGCTCAGCGAGCGCGTTGTTCGTTCGGATGTGGAGTTTTTAAAAGATGCAGGGCTTATCGACTTTTCTGCCGTCGGTATGCGTATCACAAAAGACGGTCAGAGGATGCTTACCGAGCTTGCCGACTATGTCGGTGCGCTTCACGGGCTGGCAGTCCTTGAAGAGTCGCTCGAAGGGTCGCTCGGACTCAGTCGCGTCGTCGTCGTGCCGGGTGACAGCGAAAAAGACCCTGCCGTATTCTCGGAGCTTGGACGCACAGCGGCGCGCATATTAACCGAATCGCTCGAGGATAATATGATCGTAGCTGTCAGCGGTGGTTCGACGATGGCAGACCTTGCCGGCAAAGTCAACCAGTCGTTTTCGGGTATCACCGTAGTACCGTCACGCGGCGGCCTTGGTGAGCAGGTGCAGTATCAGGCGAATCTTGTCGCGGCAGTTCTTGCGGCAAAGCTTGGTGGGACATATCGCCTACTCCACGTAGCCGATAACCTAAGCGACGAAGCGCTCGAAGCAGTCCTTGCCAGCGACCAGTCAACGATGGCTGTCGTCAATTTGATGAAACGTGCCGATATCCTCGTACACGGTATCGGACGTGCCGACACGATGGCGCGGAGGCGAGAGCTTCCCCAAAACGTCATCGATCACATCACGACAGAATGTGTCGGCGAAACGCTCGGCCATTATTTCAACATGGACGGCGAATGTAAGTACGTCACCAACAGCGTAGGGTTACGACTGAACGATCTCGAACAGATCGGCAAGGTCATCGCAGTGGCGGGCGGCAAAGCCAAAGCCGAAGCGATCCTTTCCGTCGTTCGCGCGCGCAGACAGGATATCCTGATCCTCGATGAAGCCGCGGCACAGACGATTCAGTCTATCATATAA